Proteins from a genomic interval of Synechococcus sp. A15-28:
- a CDS encoding HAD family hydrolase, producing MGRGVRVLHLHLHGLFRSRDLELGRDADTGGQTLYVLDLVRSLAQRPEVERVDVVTRLVQDRRVAADYGRSVEVMAPDARILRFPFGPKRYLRKEQLWPHLEDLADQLVYHLSQPGQEVDWIHAHYADAGFVGALVSQRLDLPLVFTGHSLGREKQRRLLAGGGDRQQIEQAYAMSRRIDAEEQALTQADLVITSTQQEADLQYARYAQFRRDLAQVIPPGVDAGRFHPVAAEAEGDALDQLLCPFLRDPNKPPLLAISRAVRRKNIPALLEAFGASSVLRDRHNLVLVLGCRDDPRQLEKQQRDVFQQVFDLVDRYDLYGSVAYPKQHRRCQVPAFYRWAAQRQGVFVNPALTEPFGLTLLEAAACGLPMVATDDGGPRDIQARCENGLLVDVTDAGALQEALERAGKDASRWRRWSDNGVEAVSRHFSWDAHVCRYLGLMQAQLNQRPSARSKPQGSPATLQRPDHLLLLDLDSTLDLPDGPSLTALRSQLERDGQRYGLGILTGRSLAAAQQRYGDLHLPSPLVWISRAGSEIHLGEDLQLDQTWERQISADWDRASVKAVMDDLHDLLEPQTEEHQGPWKLSYLQRQPDASVLNHVRQRLRREGLSARPQRRCHWYLDVLPRLASRGEAIRHLALQWELPLENVMVMASQQGDGELLRGLPATVVPADHDSCLVRHPQQKRVLFSGHPSLAAVLDGLSHFRFPSQR from the coding sequence ATGGGAAGGGGTGTCCGCGTCCTTCATCTGCACTTGCACGGTCTGTTCCGTTCACGGGATCTTGAGCTTGGTCGTGACGCGGATACCGGCGGCCAAACGCTCTACGTCCTCGATCTGGTCCGAAGCCTGGCCCAGCGTCCTGAGGTTGAGCGGGTCGATGTGGTGACCCGTCTTGTGCAGGACCGTCGGGTTGCTGCTGACTATGGCCGTTCTGTGGAGGTGATGGCTCCCGACGCTCGCATCCTGCGTTTTCCGTTTGGTCCGAAGCGCTATCTGCGCAAGGAACAGCTGTGGCCACATCTGGAGGATCTTGCCGATCAGCTCGTGTATCACCTCAGCCAGCCCGGTCAGGAGGTGGACTGGATCCATGCCCACTACGCCGATGCGGGGTTTGTCGGGGCCCTGGTGAGCCAACGGCTTGATCTCCCCCTGGTGTTCACCGGTCATTCCCTCGGACGGGAAAAGCAACGTCGTCTTCTCGCCGGCGGTGGCGATCGTCAACAGATTGAGCAGGCTTATGCCATGAGCCGACGCATTGATGCGGAGGAGCAGGCTCTGACCCAGGCGGATCTGGTGATCACCAGCACGCAGCAGGAAGCGGACCTGCAATACGCCCGCTATGCCCAGTTCCGTCGTGATCTTGCCCAGGTGATTCCGCCCGGCGTGGATGCCGGACGCTTTCATCCCGTGGCAGCGGAAGCGGAAGGGGATGCGTTGGATCAGTTGCTTTGCCCCTTTCTTCGCGATCCCAACAAGCCACCGTTGCTGGCGATTTCCCGTGCCGTCCGCCGCAAGAACATCCCGGCCCTGCTGGAGGCCTTCGGTGCCTCATCGGTGTTGCGCGACCGCCACAACCTCGTGCTGGTGCTGGGGTGTCGGGACGATCCCCGACAGCTGGAGAAGCAGCAACGGGATGTGTTCCAGCAGGTGTTCGATCTTGTCGATCGCTATGACCTTTACGGCTCCGTCGCGTACCCGAAGCAGCATCGCCGTTGCCAGGTGCCGGCCTTTTACCGCTGGGCTGCCCAACGGCAAGGTGTGTTCGTCAATCCAGCGCTGACGGAGCCATTCGGTCTCACGCTGCTGGAGGCCGCGGCCTGTGGTCTGCCGATGGTTGCGACGGATGACGGTGGTCCTCGAGACATTCAGGCCCGCTGTGAGAACGGTCTGTTGGTGGATGTGACCGATGCCGGAGCGTTGCAGGAGGCGCTGGAGCGGGCCGGTAAGGATGCCAGTCGTTGGCGGCGCTGGAGCGACAACGGCGTGGAAGCGGTGTCGCGACATTTCAGCTGGGATGCCCATGTCTGCCGTTACCTGGGATTGATGCAAGCCCAGTTGAATCAGCGTCCATCAGCCCGTTCGAAGCCTCAGGGTTCTCCGGCGACGTTGCAGCGACCGGATCATCTGCTGTTGCTCGATCTCGACAGCACCCTGGATCTGCCTGATGGACCTTCGCTGACGGCACTGCGCAGCCAACTGGAACGCGATGGTCAGCGCTACGGCCTGGGGATCCTGACCGGTCGATCCCTGGCGGCGGCTCAGCAGCGCTATGGCGATCTGCATTTGCCATCGCCGTTGGTCTGGATCAGCCGGGCGGGGAGTGAGATTCACCTGGGGGAGGATCTGCAGCTCGATCAAACCTGGGAGCGGCAGATCAGTGCCGACTGGGACCGCGCCTCAGTCAAGGCAGTGATGGATGATCTCCATGACCTTCTAGAACCCCAGACCGAGGAGCATCAGGGGCCCTGGAAGCTGAGTTACCTGCAGCGTCAACCTGATGCATCGGTGTTGAATCATGTGCGTCAGAGGTTGAGGCGGGAGGGGCTGTCGGCCCGGCCTCAACGGCGCTGCCATTGGTACCTCGATGTCCTGCCCCGGCTGGCATCCCGCGGTGAGGCTATTCGTCACCTCGCTCTGCAATGGGAGCTGCCCCTGGAGAACGTGATGGTGATGGCGAGTCAGCAGGGAGATGGAGAGCTGCTCCGGGGTCTGCCCGCGACGGTGGTGCCGGCAGACCATGATTCCTGCCTTGTGCGGCATCCCCAGCAGAAACGGGTGCTGTTCTCAGGTCATCCCAGCCTTGCGGCCGTGCTGGATGGATTGAGTCACTTCC